A portion of the Mytilus galloprovincialis chromosome 12, xbMytGall1.hap1.1, whole genome shotgun sequence genome contains these proteins:
- the LOC143054392 gene encoding uncharacterized protein LOC143054392 — translation MKRQLVKVQENQSNVEKKVDILIQMLHSKTDASKKGSQKINVPAQIAQSIRCGFQQGMTEKDFIWKTKNEAGNILKYNSAENKEMSDFIIEFVKGQYPDEVEGVVREGIKTNFESFKAKKRREETGKQEEHNKKMAVYSRLKRKLNNRKKALKEKSSMPKEQKETVMSSMEIQYMSSEQTDSEDEGSFIVRPLPWRSDDFDKLVKKLDQKHENKLSKRSRRQNNIRKVGAVSSRKKPEVVPGHEWVFR, via the exons ATGAAAAGACAGCTGGTAAAAGTGCAAGAAAATCAAAGTAATGTTGAAAAGAAAGTGGATATTTTGATTCAAATGCTACACTCAAAAACAGATGCATCAAAAAAAGGAAGCCAAAAGATTAACGTCCCTGCACAAATTGCA CAATCAATACGGTGTGGTTTCCAGCAAGGTATGACTGAAAAGGATTTCATCTGGAAAACAAAGAACGAAGCTGGCAATATCCTTAA atataattCTGCAGAGAATAAAGAGATGTCCGATTTCATCATTGAATTCGTAAAAGGTCAATATCCTGACGAAGTGGAGGGGGTTGTAAGAG AAGGAATAAAGACAAATTTTGAATCGTTCAAAGCAAAGAAAAGAAGAGAAGAGACTGGTAAACAAGAAGAACATAACAAGAAAATGGCTGTGTACAGCAGATTGAAAAGA aaattaaacaACAGAAAAAAGGCATTAAAAGAAAAATCCAGCATGCCAAAAGAACAAAAAGAAACAGTTATGTCAAGTATGGAGATACAGTATATGTCTTCTGAACAAACCGATTCAGAAGACGAAGGGTCGTTTATCGTCAGACCTCTGCCTTGGAGGTCTGACGATTTTGACAAATTAGTCAAAAAACTAgaccagaaacacgaaaataaactTAGCAAGAGAAGCAGACGGCAGAATAATATTCGAAAGGTTGGAGCAGTTTCTTCAAGGAAAAAACCAGAAGTCGTGCCAGGACATGAATGGGTGTTTAGATAG